In the genome of Nitrospira japonica, one region contains:
- a CDS encoding redoxin domain-containing protein yields MGRSGGICFSVRFLMREAYKVEETIRRIGQKALTFRFPAVMGGRMTYLVPEEFRGRWLVLSFVPGLGERESRLWNRQGKVLAELGAVLLLVPSEMRALYWKRLSGIGPLHFAVAGDPLKRLQRLYGGAAELSVGRARTFLVDPEGTLRFHLMHTLTTQGMDVLKELLCAHQDAEFAASA; encoded by the coding sequence ATGGGCCGGTCAGGCGGAATCTGTTTCTCGGTCCGGTTTCTGATGAGAGAGGCGTACAAGGTGGAAGAGACGATACGACGAATAGGGCAAAAGGCGCTGACGTTTCGATTTCCGGCGGTCATGGGCGGACGGATGACCTACCTCGTTCCGGAGGAGTTTCGAGGACGCTGGCTCGTCCTCAGCTTTGTTCCGGGTCTTGGAGAACGAGAGAGCCGCCTTTGGAATCGCCAAGGAAAGGTATTGGCTGAGCTTGGAGCGGTGCTGCTCCTGGTCCCTTCCGAAATGCGAGCGCTGTATTGGAAACGATTGAGTGGGATCGGACCCTTGCACTTCGCAGTCGCCGGAGATCCATTGAAGCGACTTCAGCGCCTCTATGGTGGCGCGGCAGAACTGTCTGTCGGACGAGCCAGGACCTTCTTGGTCGATCCTGAGGGAACGCTGCGGTTTCACCTCATGCACACATTGACGACGCAGGGGATGGACGTCCTCAAGGAGCTTCTGTGTGCCCATCAGGACGCGGAGTTTGCCGCATCGGCGTGA
- the epsC gene encoding serine O-acetyltransferase EpsC: MDDDTMRQQEAETASWNLDQIVTELRASRELTHNIRHQGQIRELPSRKALLGIVEGLCAALFPTHYGRADLNEANIDYFVGHTLNQTLPLLQDQVRKGLLFASDTDDSDERSLAQRASRITSDFASRLPIIRGLLYTDLQAAYQGDPAATSTSEILLCYPGMTAVIYYRIAHALHELGSTLVARLTSDIAHSSTGIDIHPAADIGSHFFIDHGTGVVIGETTVIGQRVRLYQAVTLGAKRFTEGENGVLVKGEPRHPIVEDDVVIYAGATILGRITIGRGSVIGGNVWLTQSVPAGSHVMQAQMRTSTTIQPKSLSERIGQWSI; this comes from the coding sequence ATGGATGACGACACGATGCGACAACAAGAAGCCGAGACCGCCTCTTGGAATCTGGATCAAATTGTGACTGAGCTCCGCGCCTCGCGCGAGCTGACCCACAACATCAGACATCAGGGACAGATCCGTGAATTACCGTCGAGGAAAGCCCTGCTCGGCATCGTGGAAGGTCTGTGCGCCGCATTGTTTCCAACTCACTACGGCCGAGCGGACTTGAATGAGGCGAACATCGATTATTTTGTAGGCCATACCTTAAACCAAACCTTGCCTCTGTTACAGGATCAAGTCCGAAAAGGATTGCTCTTCGCCTCCGACACCGACGATTCGGATGAGCGTTCGCTCGCTCAGAGAGCGAGTCGAATCACGAGCGACTTCGCAAGCCGGCTCCCGATCATCAGGGGATTGCTCTATACCGACTTACAAGCCGCCTATCAGGGAGATCCGGCGGCCACCAGCACGTCTGAAATTCTGCTGTGTTATCCCGGCATGACCGCCGTGATTTACTATCGGATCGCTCATGCCTTGCACGAACTCGGCTCGACGCTCGTGGCACGTCTGACGTCGGACATCGCGCATTCCTCCACCGGAATTGATATCCACCCGGCCGCCGACATCGGCAGTCACTTCTTCATCGATCACGGAACGGGCGTCGTCATCGGCGAGACCACCGTCATCGGCCAGCGTGTTCGCCTCTATCAGGCTGTGACGCTTGGAGCCAAGCGATTTACAGAGGGCGAGAACGGCGTTCTCGTCAAAGGCGAACCGCGCCATCCCATCGTGGAGGACGACGTCGTCATTTACGCCGGAGCCACGATTCTCGGGCGCATCACGATCGGCCGGGGTTCGGTAATCGGCGGAAACGTCTGGCTCACGCAAAGCGTCCCGGCGGGCAGTCATGTCATGCAGGCGCAGATGCGCACCTCCACCACCATTCAACCGAAATCCCTTTCGGAGCGAATTGGTCAGTGGAGTATCTGA
- a CDS encoding tetratricopeptide repeat protein gives MASPLPASLLCMAAIVLAAIPAESGIQPTAAGSYVDGLDALNEGRWRDAASAFTKALETAADNPDSLLARGVAATLAEDFSNALNDLQRAQRLGYRGREPELWLSVAEAMSGTVISPDHALGGGPRGVPSGPVVVLLPGHLAQGQDEYTTEYGSFILYELGQAYQDHRVAADKGGTKSPEMRQAMLKAGQLFAENNYRRPELASISTARAKQASDGNATPKNSMAHVARALAGAPGDPDTHYQAGKLWLEAGRPVSARKEFTIALTFKTDLSDAYLGRATAAARMGDEQRMAADLDIYKKLGGWFATRSARSAVESELSTHAVRGSADKYVNELQDAAASGKPLEHLVAIATSVHRAKGPQRLRYDELYQDRLRILDDAVRENPKNPDKLVDLATYFIEEAEVRGEKVEPRRALEPYRFQVSRKQELQRGIRIAEQALAMNPKHVGAMMQKAIALTGLGELNQADQLADQALNVSGSNPDALSLYARFRAMRANQMSNEAWNLRQERCTSSTSENRRSDGITEVVKKTSCIQPSQADLQRADQLDAAAAEFRRRARAAMEKAISVTKGTVEGLLLQADLALWDGKTDQAQGAFEQAVKLNPKSLVAQQRLVQHYARTGQLQQAEEQQLIFANLFQTTAAPLLRLTWRNTEKALWQAGKGSLARATRTDPEDARIPAYLGVIAEAEGKTEEAVAHYRAALALEEARLQLDEQKPEAGRVLGRDAFEFGLATQARFHLARRLQKTGSLQEALTHYQAVLDYEKRMSSGFESREMFNALWPDQQPEGGALVVGPTNAATLVAEAHLQTGKILSAMGKHDESIEHLRTAAMFGPLKMADRPKLGDGYGHTNFGGVAGVPAQEAQILLAKELIAKGDAQGARAVLFEAGNGAPDHLRKEINDINMAMLRLPPPPYHDPYADTKEEQVRIEELKSQQERRLREQTERNTQQQAQRDRTLARRAVAGLPPLATVVPSLVGRWKMVPDNPSAQERRLTIGRDSRYTLVTPGDGSTRSGTAYLQGKRQGRRNTTDPSNGQILLYDDQSGQVGSMWFELTGDGAVQLTGASGTRYTTTRE, from the coding sequence ATGGCCTCTCCCCTTCCGGCGTCCCTTCTCTGCATGGCAGCTATTGTCCTTGCTGCCATACCGGCAGAATCCGGCATCCAGCCCACCGCCGCAGGGTCCTACGTCGATGGACTCGACGCGTTGAACGAAGGCCGCTGGCGTGACGCCGCGAGCGCCTTTACCAAAGCCCTCGAGACGGCCGCCGACAATCCGGATAGCCTCCTCGCCCGTGGCGTCGCTGCCACACTCGCGGAAGATTTTTCGAACGCCCTCAATGATCTGCAGCGGGCCCAACGCCTCGGCTACCGTGGGCGTGAACCCGAGCTATGGCTCTCCGTCGCGGAAGCCATGAGCGGAACGGTCATATCACCGGACCATGCGTTGGGCGGCGGACCTCGAGGCGTTCCATCCGGTCCAGTGGTCGTCTTGCTTCCCGGCCACTTGGCGCAAGGCCAGGACGAGTACACCACGGAATATGGATCATTCATCCTCTATGAGCTCGGCCAGGCCTATCAAGATCATCGTGTAGCAGCAGACAAGGGCGGGACCAAGAGTCCGGAGATGCGGCAAGCCATGCTAAAGGCGGGACAATTGTTCGCGGAGAACAATTATCGCAGGCCCGAACTGGCTTCCATCAGCACGGCGCGCGCCAAGCAGGCGTCGGATGGGAACGCAACACCGAAGAACAGCATGGCTCATGTCGCACGAGCGCTTGCGGGAGCCCCGGGGGATCCCGACACCCATTACCAGGCCGGCAAGCTCTGGTTGGAAGCAGGCCGACCTGTCTCGGCTCGGAAGGAATTCACGATCGCGTTGACGTTCAAGACTGATCTGTCGGACGCCTATCTGGGTCGAGCCACGGCTGCGGCCCGCATGGGCGATGAACAACGAATGGCCGCGGACCTCGACATCTATAAGAAACTGGGAGGCTGGTTCGCGACGCGTTCAGCCAGATCGGCAGTCGAGAGCGAGCTTAGCACCCATGCAGTCAGGGGCTCCGCAGACAAATATGTGAATGAATTACAGGACGCTGCGGCATCCGGCAAGCCGCTGGAGCACCTGGTGGCCATCGCGACGAGCGTCCACCGCGCCAAGGGACCACAACGGCTTCGCTACGACGAACTCTATCAGGACCGTCTCCGCATCCTTGACGATGCCGTACGGGAGAATCCAAAGAATCCCGACAAACTTGTTGACCTGGCCACATATTTCATCGAAGAAGCCGAAGTCCGCGGCGAGAAGGTGGAGCCTCGGCGTGCGCTCGAGCCTTATCGATTCCAGGTATCGCGCAAACAGGAACTGCAACGGGGCATCCGTATCGCTGAGCAGGCACTGGCAATGAACCCGAAACATGTCGGGGCCATGATGCAGAAGGCGATTGCCCTCACGGGGTTGGGAGAGCTCAACCAAGCGGACCAACTGGCGGATCAGGCCTTGAATGTGTCAGGCAGCAATCCCGACGCCTTGAGTCTCTATGCCAGGTTCCGCGCCATGCGGGCCAATCAGATGTCGAATGAAGCCTGGAACCTCCGCCAGGAACGGTGTACGAGCTCGACCAGCGAAAATCGCCGAAGCGACGGCATCACTGAAGTGGTGAAGAAGACGTCATGCATTCAGCCCTCGCAGGCGGATCTCCAGCGGGCAGATCAGCTCGACGCGGCTGCGGCGGAATTCCGCCGGCGGGCGAGAGCCGCCATGGAGAAGGCTATCAGCGTCACCAAAGGAACGGTCGAGGGATTACTGCTGCAGGCCGATCTGGCCTTGTGGGACGGAAAGACCGATCAGGCACAGGGCGCGTTCGAGCAGGCCGTGAAACTCAATCCCAAATCCCTTGTGGCCCAACAGCGCTTGGTTCAGCACTACGCCCGAACAGGGCAACTGCAACAGGCCGAAGAGCAGCAATTGATCTTCGCCAATCTCTTCCAGACGACTGCCGCGCCCTTATTGCGGCTGACATGGAGGAATACGGAGAAAGCCCTCTGGCAGGCAGGCAAGGGCTCTCTCGCCCGGGCTACCCGGACCGACCCCGAAGATGCCCGCATCCCCGCCTACCTCGGAGTGATCGCCGAAGCCGAGGGGAAGACGGAAGAAGCGGTCGCCCACTATCGAGCAGCTCTCGCCTTGGAAGAAGCGCGCCTGCAATTGGACGAACAGAAGCCTGAGGCCGGCCGGGTGCTCGGCCGGGACGCATTTGAATTCGGCCTGGCGACGCAGGCCCGGTTTCATCTGGCCAGGCGACTCCAGAAAACAGGCTCTCTTCAGGAGGCGCTGACCCACTATCAAGCCGTGCTCGACTACGAAAAACGGATGAGCTCCGGTTTCGAATCCCGTGAGATGTTCAATGCTCTCTGGCCCGACCAGCAGCCGGAAGGAGGAGCGTTAGTCGTCGGACCGACCAATGCCGCCACCCTGGTCGCCGAGGCTCACCTGCAAACCGGCAAGATTCTTTCGGCGATGGGAAAGCATGACGAGTCGATCGAACATCTTCGCACCGCCGCGATGTTCGGCCCCCTCAAGATGGCCGATAGGCCGAAACTCGGCGACGGGTATGGCCATACCAACTTCGGCGGAGTCGCCGGTGTCCCTGCACAAGAAGCACAAATACTGTTGGCAAAGGAATTGATCGCGAAGGGCGATGCTCAAGGAGCCCGAGCGGTCTTGTTCGAGGCCGGCAACGGCGCGCCCGATCACCTGCGCAAGGAGATCAACGACATCAATATGGCAATGCTCCGCCTGCCTCCGCCTCCCTATCATGATCCCTACGCCGACACGAAGGAGGAACAGGTCCGCATCGAGGAATTGAAGTCGCAACAAGAACGACGACTCCGCGAGCAGACCGAACGCAATACGCAACAGCAAGCGCAACGGGACCGCACCCTTGCCCGCCGAGCCGTGGCAGGGCTCCCCCCTCTTGCGACCGTCGTTCCAAGCCTGGTCGGCCGGTGGAAGATGGTGCCTGACAATCCGTCGGCTCAGGAACGTCGCCTCACGATCGGACGGGATTCCCGCTACACATTGGTCACTCCCGGCGATGGTTCGACGAGAAGCGGCACGGCCTATCTCCAAGGTAAGCGGCAGGGACGCCGCAACACTACCGACCCGTCGAACGGCCAGATCTTGCTCTATGACGACCAGTCGGGACAGGTCGGCTCGATGTGGTTCGAACTGACCGGTGACGGTGCCGTGCAATTGACCGGAGCCAGCGGCACGAGATACACGACGACACGAGAATGA
- a CDS encoding family 2A encapsulin nanocompartment shell protein: MSDSRTAHDSRTSLSAQAARNLATATVTVPQMTEITPRWLHKLLPWVDVDGGVYRLNRVAKAPKGRPANEFGEVKVDLLTVDSGEPRLPATFVDYELHPREYHLSTIQTIVHTHTRVTDLYSNRVDQLREQVRLTIEAVKEREEWELLNHGQFGLLKEVSAGQRIETRKGTPTPDDLDELLTLVWKKPAFFLAHPKAIAAFGREATRRGVPPPTVHLFGSPFITWRGIPLIPTNKLDIDRAGKTTILLLRVGETHQGVVGLQKAGVAGELEPGLSVRYMGTNEHGIASHLVTRYFSVAVSTEDAIARLDNVSVKFYHDYVYPKG, translated from the coding sequence ATGAGTGATAGCCGCACCGCACACGATTCCAGAACCAGCTTGAGCGCCCAAGCGGCGCGCAATCTCGCCACCGCCACCGTCACCGTTCCACAAATGACCGAGATCACCCCCCGGTGGCTCCATAAATTATTGCCCTGGGTCGACGTCGACGGAGGCGTATACCGCTTGAACCGTGTGGCCAAGGCCCCCAAAGGCAGACCGGCCAACGAATTCGGCGAAGTGAAAGTGGATTTATTGACCGTCGACAGCGGCGAACCGCGGTTGCCGGCCACGTTTGTCGATTATGAGCTGCATCCCAGGGAATACCACCTGAGCACCATCCAAACGATCGTGCACACGCATACCCGCGTGACCGATCTGTACAGCAATCGCGTCGATCAATTGCGCGAACAAGTGCGCTTGACGATCGAAGCGGTCAAGGAACGCGAGGAATGGGAGCTTCTGAACCACGGGCAATTCGGCCTCTTGAAAGAAGTGTCCGCGGGACAGCGTATCGAGACCCGGAAGGGCACTCCGACGCCCGACGATCTCGATGAACTGTTGACCTTGGTCTGGAAAAAGCCGGCCTTCTTCCTGGCCCATCCTAAAGCGATCGCGGCCTTCGGTCGTGAAGCGACCAGACGAGGGGTTCCTCCCCCAACGGTGCATCTGTTCGGCTCACCATTCATCACCTGGCGCGGTATTCCTCTCATCCCGACCAACAAACTGGACATCGACAGGGCGGGAAAGACGACCATTCTCTTACTGCGCGTCGGCGAAACACACCAAGGTGTCGTCGGTCTGCAAAAGGCGGGAGTAGCGGGCGAGCTGGAACCGGGACTCTCGGTCCGATACATGGGAACGAACGAGCACGGCATTGCCTCGCATCTCGTTACACGCTATTTCTCAGTCGCGGTATCGACAGAAGACGCCATCGCACGCCTCGATAACGTGTCAGTCAAGTTCTATCACGACTATGTCTATCCGAAAGGCTGA
- a CDS encoding sensor histidine kinase, whose amino-acid sequence MQHRWIGRLSIGQKFLLSFGLILSLLALSLTALLFYLSRINSYVDRHKRITVPAIVTAAAMQRDAYDLKLVLHLHVERNSVDSLADTLVEVDRHTTDIRNALNLYKRTHAARTHPILYGMLEEHQRIDLADREDRAIENIAESLAELTDAWKRLPAQPPPTRPDMALTDRLMTTVLGGLDQLVEAHTQIDIEMKHEGDRLLGRARFIALALALLLGLVIAATYVLATRYIARPLTTLAATADQVAHHDLTARFAPWPSRDEVGTLAGSLTTMLASLREQSAALMRKTKELEAFTYSIAHDLKGPLREIEGFSSLLEKQFADSSDEQANHHIGVIRSSAIRLTHMIDALLKYSRLEQQELPKQRFNVRDMIDNVVNDRVASGVISPNSVHIALPFSELYGEPVSVRQALVNLFDNAVKFSRGSPDPSIRIEGTDEPAQRVIRITDNGIGIEADQVGKIFGLFERLHGPQEYEGTGVGLAIVKLVMEKHQGQAWAESTPGAGSAFYLAFPKL is encoded by the coding sequence ATGCAACATCGATGGATCGGACGCCTCTCGATCGGTCAAAAATTTCTCCTCTCTTTCGGGCTGATCCTTTCCCTTCTGGCGTTGAGTCTGACGGCCCTGTTGTTCTATCTCTCCCGTATCAACAGCTACGTCGACCGGCATAAGCGGATCACCGTCCCCGCCATCGTTACCGCCGCCGCCATGCAACGGGATGCCTATGATTTGAAGCTGGTCTTGCACCTCCATGTGGAACGGAACTCGGTCGATTCTCTGGCCGACACGCTCGTCGAGGTCGATCGGCATACCACGGATATCCGGAACGCGCTGAATCTCTACAAACGCACACACGCGGCACGCACGCACCCGATCCTCTACGGCATGTTGGAGGAGCATCAGCGGATCGACCTCGCCGACCGCGAGGACCGCGCGATCGAGAACATCGCCGAGTCACTGGCCGAACTGACCGACGCATGGAAACGTCTGCCGGCACAACCGCCCCCTACCAGACCGGATATGGCATTGACCGATCGCCTTATGACAACCGTGCTCGGCGGCTTAGACCAGCTCGTCGAAGCCCATACGCAGATCGACATCGAGATGAAGCACGAAGGTGACCGTCTGCTCGGCCGCGCGCGGTTCATCGCCTTGGCATTGGCGCTGCTGTTGGGCCTGGTCATCGCCGCCACCTATGTCCTCGCCACCAGATACATTGCCCGGCCGCTCACGACGCTGGCCGCTACCGCCGATCAGGTCGCCCACCACGATCTCACGGCGCGGTTCGCGCCCTGGCCGAGCCGCGATGAAGTCGGCACGCTTGCCGGTTCCCTCACCACCATGCTGGCGAGCTTACGGGAACAGAGCGCCGCGCTCATGCGCAAGACCAAGGAGCTCGAAGCCTTTACCTATTCGATCGCGCACGACCTCAAAGGGCCCTTGCGCGAGATCGAAGGGTTTTCGTCGTTGCTGGAGAAGCAGTTCGCCGATTCGTCCGACGAGCAGGCCAATCACCACATCGGCGTGATCAGGTCCTCCGCCATCCGATTGACACACATGATCGACGCGCTGCTGAAGTATTCAAGGCTCGAGCAACAGGAGTTGCCGAAGCAGCGATTCAACGTTCGGGACATGATCGACAATGTGGTCAACGACCGGGTGGCTTCCGGCGTGATCTCCCCAAACTCGGTTCACATCGCGCTTCCGTTCAGCGAGCTGTATGGTGAACCCGTCAGTGTCCGGCAGGCGCTCGTCAATCTGTTCGATAATGCGGTCAAGTTTTCCCGCGGCAGTCCGGACCCCTCCATTCGCATCGAGGGAACGGACGAACCCGCGCAGCGGGTGATCCGCATCACGGACAACGGCATCGGTATCGAAGCGGATCAGGTCGGAAAAATATTCGGATTGTTCGAGCGGCTCCACGGCCCCCAGGAGTACGAGGGAACGGGGGTCGGACTGGCGATTGTGAAACTGGTCATGGAGAAGCATCAAGGCCAGGCCTGGGCCGAATCCACGCCAGGCGCGGGCAGCGCGTTTTATCTCGCGTTCCCCAAGCTCTGA
- a CDS encoding cysteine desulfurase: MDSQIPDQIPHGDDPFDTALITKLAKEFYSESGRAAQDPSSLPGTSSSIPTAPTTIAGVPGSVPNGLGMIPTLPVAFPDFPVDKPQNPGLSGGYPLATADVHPPVHAGQTSAQTALPAGRSLPSGEHTADSREAYPFGEPRCNGEVFSARNTQPSLNSPYPKAVSSFPTVDTAIATPDFYFLRGTDSAVTTANPVRNEYVSRPSLSVLEVESIRGDFPALQQRVNGHPLIWLDNAATTHKPQSVIDATSRFYSRDNSNIHRAAHALAARATELYEGGREKVRQFIGAADAKEIVFLRGTTEAVNLVAQTYGRANIGRGDEILLTTMEHHANIVPWQMLAERSGAVLRVAPINDAGELILEQFAALLSSRTKLVAVTHVSNALGTINPVEAIIGMAHAQGIPVLVDGAQSAPHFPINVQAMDCDFFVFSGHKIFGPTGIGVLYGKAPLLERMPPYQGGGNMIKDVTFEKTTYHGIPQKFEAGTQDIAGVVGLGAAIDYLTTLGMPAIAAYEHELLEYATRALSSVRGLRPIGTASTKASVLSFVMNGLQNEQVGRHLDRYGIAVRSGHHCAQPTVRRFGLEGTVRPSLAFYNTREEIDILVRALHGLARP; the protein is encoded by the coding sequence ATGGACTCACAGATACCAGATCAAATCCCCCATGGCGATGATCCATTCGATACGGCATTGATCACCAAGCTGGCCAAGGAATTCTACTCGGAGTCCGGGCGTGCGGCGCAAGATCCGTCGTCACTTCCCGGAACATCCTCCTCAATTCCTACCGCTCCGACCACGATCGCCGGCGTTCCGGGAAGCGTGCCCAATGGACTCGGCATGATTCCGACGCTCCCGGTTGCATTTCCGGATTTTCCCGTCGATAAGCCGCAGAATCCCGGACTGTCCGGCGGCTATCCGCTGGCGACCGCGGACGTCCATCCGCCGGTCCATGCCGGACAAACCTCCGCCCAGACTGCATTACCAGCAGGGCGTAGTCTCCCATCGGGGGAACATACGGCGGATTCCAGAGAGGCCTATCCGTTCGGCGAGCCACGCTGCAACGGGGAGGTCTTCAGCGCACGAAACACTCAACCTTCCCTCAATAGTCCTTACCCTAAAGCCGTTTCGTCTTTTCCAACGGTCGATACTGCCATCGCCACACCGGATTTCTACTTTCTTCGCGGAACCGACTCAGCGGTCACTACCGCAAATCCCGTGAGGAACGAGTATGTCTCCCGCCCGTCGCTGTCCGTTCTCGAGGTCGAGTCGATTCGGGGAGATTTTCCAGCCCTGCAGCAGCGGGTCAACGGCCATCCGCTGATCTGGCTCGACAATGCCGCCACGACACACAAACCGCAGAGCGTCATCGACGCCACCTCGCGTTTTTACAGCCGCGACAACTCGAACATCCATCGTGCAGCGCACGCCCTGGCGGCCCGCGCGACGGAGCTTTACGAAGGCGGCCGCGAAAAGGTCCGCCAGTTCATCGGAGCCGCCGACGCGAAGGAGATCGTCTTCCTCCGCGGCACCACCGAGGCCGTCAATTTGGTCGCCCAGACCTATGGGCGCGCGAATATCGGACGAGGCGATGAAATCCTTTTGACTACGATGGAGCATCACGCCAACATCGTGCCCTGGCAAATGCTGGCAGAACGGAGCGGCGCCGTTCTGAGGGTCGCGCCGATCAACGACGCCGGCGAGCTGATCCTCGAACAATTTGCCGCCTTGCTCAGCTCCCGCACCAAGCTGGTTGCGGTGACGCATGTTTCCAATGCACTTGGCACCATCAACCCAGTGGAAGCAATCATCGGCATGGCGCACGCACAGGGGATACCGGTTCTGGTCGATGGCGCACAGTCTGCACCGCATTTCCCGATCAACGTGCAAGCAATGGACTGCGACTTCTTCGTATTTTCAGGTCATAAGATTTTCGGGCCGACCGGCATCGGCGTGTTGTACGGTAAGGCCCCATTATTGGAGAGAATGCCGCCGTATCAAGGCGGCGGGAACATGATCAAAGACGTTACGTTCGAAAAGACGACCTACCATGGGATTCCGCAAAAGTTCGAGGCTGGTACCCAGGACATCGCCGGGGTCGTCGGCCTTGGCGCAGCCATCGACTACCTCACCACCCTCGGCATGCCTGCCATTGCCGCATATGAACACGAGTTGCTCGAGTATGCGACACGGGCCCTTTCATCTGTACGCGGCCTACGCCCGATCGGGACGGCTTCCACCAAGGCCAGCGTATTGTCATTCGTCATGAATGGCCTTCAAAATGAACAAGTTGGCCGACATTTGGACCGGTACGGCATCGCCGTGCGATCCGGACATCATTGTGCTCAGCCGACCGTGCGACGGTTCGGCTTGGAGGGAACCGTCCGCCCATCACTGGCCTTCTACAATACGCGGGAAGAAATTGATATATTAGTGCGAGCCTTACATGGACTGGCGCGCCCCTGA
- a CDS encoding sigma-54-dependent transcriptional regulator produces MTIVHALIVDDEEYVRLVLEQALRQEGCEVTAAKNGKHGIELLQSTTFDFVITDLRMPGTDGKAVLKWVREHQPEVDVVMLTGHGDVKDAVEAMKQGAWDFLIKDTPFDAAIVKSALSKLRTIRALRKENVAARHGGFTRDVIVEGTSPAWRQLRSQITKVAPSSAPVLVQGETGSGKEVVARLLHDLSARSSGPFLSVNCGAVSRELLESELFGHERGAFTGATSAKLGLVEAAEGGTLFLDEIGEMPGPMQVSLLRFLDQGEYRPVGSTRTLHADVRLVGATNQDVRTLVDQGRFREDLLYRINTVTLHVPPLRERREDIVLLAEHLLRNVRTPGSSNRRLSTEGLDCLASYQWPGNIRELRNVIERLVMLGTDRDVFTDDEIRQVLPKHHGSIQAEDLSRISLEEIERRHITLVLDACDGNKTQAAKILGIDYKTLLSKLKKYESTP; encoded by the coding sequence GTGACGATCGTGCATGCACTCATCGTTGACGACGAGGAATATGTCCGCCTGGTGCTGGAACAGGCGCTTCGTCAGGAAGGTTGTGAGGTGACCGCGGCCAAAAATGGCAAGCACGGCATCGAACTGCTCCAATCGACCACGTTCGATTTCGTGATCACCGACCTCCGCATGCCGGGGACAGACGGCAAAGCCGTCTTGAAATGGGTCAGAGAGCATCAACCCGAGGTCGATGTGGTCATGCTGACCGGACACGGAGACGTCAAGGATGCCGTCGAAGCCATGAAACAGGGCGCGTGGGACTTTCTGATCAAGGACACGCCGTTCGATGCCGCCATCGTCAAGTCCGCCCTGTCCAAGCTGCGGACCATACGCGCATTGCGAAAAGAAAACGTCGCGGCCCGCCACGGAGGATTCACCCGCGACGTGATCGTCGAGGGAACGAGCCCGGCCTGGCGACAGCTGAGAAGCCAGATTACAAAAGTTGCTCCTTCAAGCGCGCCGGTGCTCGTTCAAGGCGAAACCGGATCAGGCAAGGAAGTGGTTGCACGGCTCCTGCACGATCTCAGCGCCAGATCGAGCGGACCGTTCCTGTCCGTTAACTGCGGCGCCGTGAGCCGGGAATTGCTGGAGAGCGAACTGTTCGGCCACGAACGAGGAGCCTTTACCGGCGCGACCTCCGCCAAGCTCGGCCTCGTCGAAGCCGCGGAAGGCGGCACGCTGTTTCTTGACGAGATCGGCGAAATGCCGGGCCCCATGCAGGTAAGTCTCCTGCGGTTTCTCGATCAAGGCGAATACCGTCCGGTCGGAAGCACCAGAACCCTGCATGCCGACGTGCGCCTCGTCGGCGCGACAAACCAGGACGTACGAACGCTGGTCGACCAAGGACGATTCCGCGAGGATCTTCTCTATCGCATCAATACCGTCACGTTGCACGTTCCACCGCTTCGTGAACGGAGGGAAGACATCGTCCTCCTTGCGGAACATCTCCTACGCAATGTCCGTACGCCGGGATCCTCCAATCGACGGTTGTCCACAGAGGGGCTCGACTGTTTGGCTTCCTATCAGTGGCCGGGCAATATCCGAGAACTGCGCAATGTCATCGAACGTCTCGTCATGCTGGGCACGGACCGGGACGTCTTCACCGACGACGAGATCAGGCAGGTTCTGCCAAAACACCACGGCTCGATCCAAGCGGAAGACCTGTCCCGTATTTCCTTGGAAGAAATCGAACGGCGGCACATCACGCTCGTGCTCGACGCCTGCGACGGGAATAAAACTCAAGCAGCCAAAATACTTGGCATCGACTATAAGACCCTCCTCAGCAAACTAAAGAAGTACGAGTCGACGCCGTAG